TGAATTTTGTAATTCCAACCAGAAATGCATAAACATCATCCAATTTCTCTTCAATCGATTTGATTCTGTCAAATACATAATTGGTATGATTTTCAACCCTTTTCTTTGTATCTACAACGAGAGAAGAGATTTCGTTAACAGACATCTTTGTCTTATCCATAACTTCGAAGGAAGTCTCTTTTGCCTTATCCATCACTTCAATACCCGTCTCTTTTGCTTTAGAAGAGAGCTCTTTCACATCGTTTGCAAGGCCTTCAGCTATGTCCACCATCTGTTGAACTTTATAGAGCATATCATCTACTTTTGACTGATACGGTTCGACCTGTTTTTTTAGCTCTTCGACCTTCTTTTTAAGGTCGCCGTAGAGTTTGATTAAAATTACAATGCCCACAAGACCACCTAAAGCCAATCCTGCATACACAAGTGCAATTACTACCAGAGAGATAGCAGCTAAATTCTCCATTTTTAAAAACCTCCTTAAACAGTTATAATTTTCTTCCAAACAGTTTTGATACTATTTCACTTGCCGACTCTTCAACAGACCTGTTTGTTACATCTATCACAAGCCACTTTGGATGTTGCCTAAACAACGAGTTTGCATACTCCACTTCTTCGTATATACGGCTCAAAGAAGCATACGATGAGTTTTCTATACCCAACTTCTTAGCTCTCTGCTTTCTTATCTCATACAGTCTCATCGGGTCTATAGTTAAACCAACAATCTTGTTCTGGTCAACCTTAAAAAGAGCATCAGGCAACTTCTCGCCCTTAACTATAGCAAAATTTGCAACCTTATATCCACCTTCTTGTGCAAGGTATATGCTTAAAGGTGTTTTGCTTGTTCTTGAAAGTCCGACAAGTATGATGTCTGCTTCATCTAAGTTTCTTACGCTTCTGTTGTCATCATGTTCAACTGTGTATTCTATTGCTTTAACCTTCTCAAAATACTGGTCGCTTATCTTATGTAAAAGTCCTGAGACATTCCTTGCCTTCTGGCCAAAGAACTGCTCAAACTGTCCAATAAAGTATCCGAATATATCAATTACCATTAAGCCATTTTTTGAGAAGACTTCGTTTGCATAGTCTCTCAAGTTTTTATCTGCTATTGTGCTTACAATGAGCGGTTTTTCATAAAGTGCCTTTTGCAGTATCTCATCTATCTGCTCTTTTTCTCTTATCTCTATGAATTTTCTCTGCCTTACATTTACATTTCTAAATTGAACTAAAAAGGCTCTAACTATTTTTGACGCTGTCTCACCCGTTCCATCCGATATTATGTAAATAAATTTCTCTTCCATAGACACCTCAAATACCCAATTTTAAAAGATTATACAATGAAAAAGCCACCCAGAAAAGCACAAAAACAACAATAGAGATTATTGGATTGACCATTGAGTATTTTCCCATCGAGCTAATCATCTCAAATCCGCCAATATACACAAGAAAGACTATGCCACCAACAAACACATTCCTTATAAAGCCGCTCTTTCTTGGAGTTATTCTTAGAACAAACACAAAAGACAGAAGCGTTAAGATAAAACAAGACAATGGATAGACAACCCTAAAAGTAACCATCGAAAGGTAATAATCCATATCCTTTTTCTGTTTGAGTTTTTTTATAAGATATGAGAAAGAAGGCTCTTTGAACTTTGATAATGAGAGCAGAGAATAAAAGTCGCCTTTAAAGTCTATCTTTTTGCTTTTTATGCTATTTTCTGTCATCGAAGGAAGCTCAATCCTTAAGCACTCATGCAACTTAATGCTTTTTCTTTTTATTGTTAACTTGCTGCACTTGAGTATCTCTGAAACGCCGCTAAAATCCTTTTTCA
This genomic stretch from Hippea alviniae EP5-r harbors:
- a CDS encoding pyruvate, water dikinase regulatory protein, whose protein sequence is MEEKFIYIISDGTGETASKIVRAFLVQFRNVNVRQRKFIEIREKEQIDEILQKALYEKPLIVSTIADKNLRDYANEVFSKNGLMVIDIFGYFIGQFEQFFGQKARNVSGLLHKISDQYFEKVKAIEYTVEHDDNRSVRNLDEADIILVGLSRTSKTPLSIYLAQEGGYKVANFAIVKGEKLPDALFKVDQNKIVGLTIDPMRLYEIRKQRAKKLGIENSSYASLSRIYEEVEYANSLFRQHPKWLVIDVTNRSVEESASEIVSKLFGRKL
- a CDS encoding LptF/LptG family permease, producing the protein MKKIHKYITKNFLLVFLISLLFSSLLFILSDFFGSLSLILKNDVSLKYIAEYYIFFLPYVVYLSMPLIFGLSALISLGYLSMRNEIIVMRSSGLSIFKIAMPILLLSFLVGLIMFVGKEKLVNYGLQRSSFIRHYYFKNKKSIEWIKVSDYFIKVGDINIQNRSAFDITAYKVKKDFSGVSEILKCSKLTIKRKSIKLHECLRIELPSMTENSIKSKKIDFKGDFYSLLSLSKFKEPSFSYLIKKLKQKKDMDYYLSMVTFRVVYPLSCFILTLLSFVFVLRITPRKSGFIRNVFVGGIVFLVYIGGFEMISSMGKYSMVNPIISIVVFVLFWVAFSLYNLLKLGI